Proteins from a genomic interval of Paenibacillus sp. FSL H8-0048:
- the rpmB gene encoding 50S ribosomal protein L28 translates to MSRTCTVTGKKPGSGNHVSHANNRNRRSWGVNVQKVRILVNGKPKRVYVSTRALKSGKVERV, encoded by the coding sequence ATGTCCCGCACATGTACAGTAACAGGCAAGAAACCGGGTAGCGGTAACCACGTGTCTCACGCTAACAACCGCAACCGTCGCTCTTGGGGAGTTAACGTTCAGAAGGTTCGTATCTTGGTGAACGGCAAACCGAAACGCGTGTACGTCAGCACCCGTGCTTTGAAATCCGGTAAAGTTGAACGCGTCTAG
- the spoVM gene encoding stage V sporulation protein SpoVM: MKFYTFKLPRFLGGFVKAILNTFQKS; encoded by the coding sequence ATGAAATTTTACACGTTCAAGCTGCCAAGATTTTTGGGAGGTTTTGTTAAAGCGATTTTGAACACGTTTCAGAAGAGTTAG
- the rpe gene encoding ribulose-phosphate 3-epimerase: protein MVKIAPSILSADFAALGAEVAEAEASGADWIHVDVMDGHFVPNITLGPAIVSAVRAHTSLPLDVHLMIENPERYIADFAAAGASVITVHAEACVHLHRVIHQIKELGLMAGVAINPATPAAAVREVLEDVDMVLVMTVNPGFGGQAFIPRTLHKITQLRKWAEEIHHKGLHIEVDGGVAEATAPLVAEAGADVLVAGNAVFGRSDRAGAIKAIREAADSAVQ from the coding sequence ATGGTAAAAATTGCTCCTTCCATATTGTCAGCAGATTTCGCAGCGCTTGGTGCAGAGGTAGCCGAAGCGGAAGCCAGCGGTGCGGACTGGATTCATGTAGATGTGATGGACGGACATTTTGTGCCGAATATTACGCTGGGTCCCGCAATTGTGTCAGCGGTGAGAGCCCATACTTCTTTGCCTCTGGATGTGCATTTAATGATAGAGAACCCGGAACGCTATATCGCTGATTTTGCCGCTGCGGGCGCTTCCGTGATTACGGTTCATGCCGAAGCCTGCGTACATCTGCACCGTGTAATTCATCAGATCAAGGAGCTTGGCCTGATGGCAGGGGTGGCCATTAATCCGGCTACACCCGCAGCGGCGGTGCGTGAGGTTCTGGAGGATGTGGATATGGTGCTTGTGATGACCGTCAATCCGGGCTTCGGCGGGCAGGCCTTCATTCCGCGCACACTGCATAAGATTACGCAGCTCCGGAAGTGGGCGGAAGAGATCCATCATAAGGGCCTGCATATCGAGGTAGACGGCGGAGTAGCCGAAGCTACGGCACCGCTTGTAGCTGAAGCAGGGGCCGATGTGCTTGTGGCAGGCAATGCGGTGTTCGGCCGCAGCGACCGCGCAGGAGCGATCAAGGCCATTCGTGAGGCGGCGGACAGTGCAGTGCAGTAA
- the rsgA gene encoding ribosome small subunit-dependent GTPase A, with the protein MPEGIIIKALSGYYYVKPLKDEQIVTEEEAVQCRGRGILKKKGIAPLVGDRVIYMLTENGEGMVDELLPRESELIRPQVANVKLAVLLFSVREPDMNLNLLDKFLVHIEHSGLETLIVLTKQDLAEDEGQATEAVKALYEQIGYEVMVTSSLNGSGADELRQRLAGIISVFSGQSGVGKSTLLNRLVPGLALETGEISLRLGRGRHTTRHVELMDIGNGGFVADTPGFSQLDFLELGVEELSECFREFASYAENCKFRGCSHLHEPGCKVIEAWESGDIADSRYEHYKLFFNEMKDKKRRY; encoded by the coding sequence ATGCCTGAAGGAATCATAATTAAAGCGTTAAGCGGATATTACTATGTTAAGCCGCTCAAGGATGAACAGATTGTAACTGAGGAAGAGGCGGTACAGTGCCGGGGGCGCGGCATTCTGAAGAAGAAAGGAATTGCGCCGCTGGTCGGTGACCGGGTAATCTATATGCTGACCGAGAACGGAGAGGGTATGGTAGATGAACTGCTTCCCCGTGAATCGGAGCTGATCCGCCCGCAGGTGGCTAACGTGAAGCTGGCAGTGCTGCTGTTCTCCGTGCGGGAGCCGGATATGAATCTAAATCTGCTGGACAAGTTCCTGGTTCATATCGAGCATTCAGGCCTGGAGACGCTGATTGTGCTCACGAAGCAGGATCTGGCCGAGGATGAAGGGCAGGCTACGGAAGCCGTCAAAGCTCTATATGAGCAGATTGGTTACGAGGTTATGGTCACAAGCTCACTGAACGGATCTGGTGCGGATGAGCTGCGTCAGCGACTGGCCGGAATCATCAGCGTCTTCTCAGGACAGTCAGGCGTAGGGAAGTCCACATTGCTTAACCGGCTTGTGCCGGGTCTTGCGCTGGAGACAGGGGAGATAAGCCTCCGTCTCGGACGCGGGCGTCATACGACACGCCATGTAGAGCTGATGGATATAGGTAATGGCGGGTTTGTGGCCGACACTCCGGGCTTCAGCCAGCTGGATTTCCTGGAGCTGGGCGTAGAAGAATTGTCGGAGTGCTTCCGTGAGTTCGCTTCCTACGCGGAGAATTGCAAATTTCGCGGCTGCAGCCATCTGCACGAACCGGGCTGCAAGGTGATAGAGGCCTGGGAGTCCGGAGATATTGCAGATAGTCGTTATGAGCATTACAAGCTGTTCTTTAATGAAATGAAAGATAAAAAGCGGAGGTATTAA